The genomic segment ATCGCCCGCGGGCGTCAGATCGCGGCGGCCCTGGCGCTGGGCGCCGAGGGCGTGTGGTGCGGCTCGGTGTGGCTGACCACCGAGGAGGCCGAGACCGATCCGGTGGTCAAGGAGAAGTTCCTGGCCGCCAGTTCCTCGGACACCGTGCGATCGCGGTCGATGACGGGCAAGCCGGCGCGGATGCTGCGGACCGCTTGGACCGACGAGTGGGAGCGGCCCGAAAACCCGGCTCCGCTGGGGATGCCGCTGCAGACCAACCTCGTCGCCGAACCGCAGCTGCGCATCAACCAAGCGGCCGCCCATCCCGGTGCGAAGGCACGTGAGCTGGCAACCTATTTCGTCGGCCAGGTGGTCGGTTCGCTCGACCGCGTCCGGCCGACACGCGCGGTCGTGCTCGACATGATCGAGGAGTTCGCCGACACCATCGGACGGCTGGAAGACTTAGCCGACAACTGACTGTCAGGGCGGGTTCGGATTGGTGTGAACCATGCCACAGCGAGGCGTTCGTCCAGGTCAGGGCTGTCAAACCTGATCGAAAGCTGTGAAGCGGCGTAGTAAACCCATAAAGTTGCGCGACACGGCTTAGATCACATTGACCCGGGCCGGGTGCCTCGTGGAGTATCTACAGCAGCACCTCGTTAGGTGAGGCGGCTACACGAACACAGGCCACTGACCCCGAACGTCGAAAGACGCCCCGGGTCAGGACAGCTCTTCCCGGCTTAAGGGTTGAGTCCAAGTGGCTTCCGGAGTTTCCGGACACGTCGTGTGGTGCCAAAGCTCTGACGAGAGGGGTGCGGATTTCCGGCGGTCGCCGGATTCTGAACTCCTTGTGGTGCGCGCAGATAGGCGCGGGTAACCCGCACGCGTCGTGGCCGTGGAGGAGGTGAGGGACGTATGAGTTCCAGTGGCAGTCCGGATGGATATCCAGCACAGGCTCCGTCCCAATCCGGCCTCCGGCCCGACGCCTCGAGCTAGCGAATCGATTTAGCGCTCAAGCGTTCTCGGATCGGAACCCGGACGGGTCGGGACACATCAGTCCAGTCAGAACCCGTTTGCAATTCCGTTAGGAGACGATCATGACCGCAGTACTCTTCGACGAAGTAGTGGCCGTAGCGCCCGTCCGCAACCTGCGTGTCGTGCGCGACACGGCGCCCACGTCGGTGCCCACGCGGGCGCCGGTGCCCACGCAGGCCGCCCGGCCCGCCGACGCCGGATACTTCGGCGCCGGCGACCCACTGGT from the Mycobacterium lentiflavum genome contains:
- a CDS encoding Rv1535 family protein, which produces MTAVLFDEVVAVAPVRNLRVVRDTAPTSVPTRAPVPTQAARPADAGYFGAGDPLVTGAARLLSVPVRHLYAALWRVGFIEVR